DNA from Sphaerodactylus townsendi isolate TG3544 linkage group LG08, MPM_Stown_v2.3, whole genome shotgun sequence:
tgtaataGGCCCCTGGTTCTCCGCAGTGCCAACATTTTTGACTAAGCATAGCTATATGAGATGGTTGTTTGACTACTAGCCATATTAGCTAGTTGCATTggagttctgtaccatttaagtattatttttccTTCCATCTATGCATACTTGTCTTTCTTTATAATTTAACATTATTTATGCTTTCCAGTATGCAGTCTTTTTTTCACTACCACTTCTTCCTACTTCCATTCTTTTCATGAATTCTTCATCCTCTACCATACTTCTAGCCTACATCCCTGCAGTGTTGCATTGATCCTTAAAAAGATCCATCCTGCGTTGCGACGAAGGGGGGGGCAATTTTAAAGGGGACCAATCGCAAAGCAGCAAAAGTGCCCAAACTAAGCTCAGCCCCTAACTGTTTCCCACCCGTTATTGCTGCCATGGAGGAGGTGAGACATGGAGTGTtctggcaggaggaggagatcaATGTCCTCCTCCAGACAATTAGGGACCGGGGGTACAGCTCCCTGTTGATGGGCAGCACCCGGTTGCCTAACCGAGCAGCATACCGGGCAATTGCAAGGGCCCTGGAGGCGGCGGGCTATAGGCGGACCCCAAAACAGGTCTGCACGCAGTGGAAGTCCCTGAAAGGGGACTTTTTCCGTCGTGCAGGCCTGGGGGAAAGTCCCTCTCCAGTCCAGCTGGCCGGAGAACTTCTCGAACTCCGGCAGATATGGCGGAACGCAGAGGCTGACCACGCTTGACGACGCCCTCGTGGTAAGTAACTTTTCGGCCTTTAATAAAGTTTGCGTTGCTGCGTGCATTTAACTTGCGTCGCTGCGCGCATCCCTGATGTAGTGACGATGTATTTCTATGTTTCTGCTTCCACAGGTAGGGCTGGCCCGGAGACAGAACAGGAGGATCGCAGCGACGAGGGTGAGGACTCCTCCCAAACGGACGATGCGCGCCCAGGTaaaagcttgtgtgtgtgggatgcTGCTCTGTCCCTCTTTCCCTGCGAACCCGGCGTTGGagctatttaaaatttaaattttcctttctcctctcaAGGGAAAATGCCCAATTCGTCACTTTCCCACAATATGCAATTTCTTACATGAAATGTTCACAATTTAGGGTGAATTATTCATGAATTCAGTTCAAGTTCTCAGCTTCCTCCTCTTGACCGCTGAGAAACTATTGGGACTGAGGTCACCCATAGGTTGTGAGGTTTAACTTGCTTTAGTTCCCTATGCACTTTAAAAGCATTCCCCACAGTATCCCAATACACCAATACTTTCATTCTTTATTGAGTCAAATATTTTGACCAAAACCATAATTTCCACTGCAGCATTATAATGACCAGGCTGACCTCAAGGAATGGTTAGGCTTCAGGTAAACTCCATGGAAGTTCACAGTGGTTTTTGCATTAACTGCAGTATACTTTGTATAATGGAATGAGTAGATTATATACCCCTCAAATTTAATTCCAAATGGCATGCTACTTCCTACTACTATTACCATGACTGCTTTTGAAAAGTGTGATATGCatcctgaatttatttatttgtttagaacatcCCTATCTGAGTtctcctcaaggtggcttacaaacgttcccccccctttgtttccctgtAGGCACATCAcaagctcctgctgctgctgctgctgctgctggtgctgctgctgctgctgctgctgctgctggcacagaACAACCTGCGGTCAGTGCCCATGCGCGGCTTGGCACAATTCTGGCCATGCGTAAGTAAGGAGGCACAGCCCCTGGATGAAGAgaaataatgtaatgtaatgtataatttatacattgtataatgtataatattataattataatatatactgtataatgtataatatagTAAGGTATAATTACTGTTGCACCAGATGTTCAACTGCTCACAAACTTTTTCTGTCCGTCTTCTTCCAGTGACTTCCATTGACCAGAGGCTGCGGAGGGTGGAGGCTCGCCTTGACCACCTAGAGCAGCCACAGAGGCCAGCTGagccagcagcagcggcagcagcggcatACCCCACCTCTAGCTCAGACAGCAGTCCCCACGGACTAGTAATCGATGagggagcagtggtggagctGAGCTCCGGGGTGGCCACCACTTAGTTTTGTACATAGTTGAtactgtttgttggtttgtttcttcGTTAAGTTATTAAAAGTTccttgttaaattattaaaagttattaaaagttccttgttaaattattaaaagttattaaaagttccttgttaaatttttaaaagttattaaaagttctgaagttaaaTTTATATACTGTGTTGACTCTTTCTTTTGaacagtgaccagcccaaggtaacccagcagataTATGTGTGCCACTCAGGCTTCAGTCTGAAACCAGctaaggccaggcttggatccagctctaagctgcaggctgcagcttagagctggatccaagcctaggCTCAAAtaggcccttgctgctcccatcttccCACACTTGACCTTCTGCCAAGATTCCCCCCCCCGTGGCTCCTCTGCActtcccctctctgctgctttGACCTTTTAATAGTAGAGAAGGGCACTGTGAGAGTCTCAGAATTGGAGCCTGGATTGCTTAGCAGACCCAGGTCAGGGAGAGTGCTGGCAGGGAGAGTGCagggagagtgtgtgtgtattggggaagGGGGCCTTCCAGGAGCCAGTGGGCTAGGGCCAGCCTCACTGCCTGGGCTCCTCTCCTGGCCTGGAGGAAGACAGTggctgagcatctgcttggcatccagAAGGTCCCGGGGTCATTCCCTGACCATCGGCAGCTAAATGGACCAGGCGTGGGAGGTGATGTGTAAAGATCTGTTAGGGGAGACTCCCGGAGAGCTACTTCGCctgcagtctgagtagacacAGTAGTGACAGTGTGATGGATGCATGCTCTGATTCAGTATCAAGAGGCGCCTTCAGGTGTTCAAGACATGTTGCAGCAGACACAAGCGGTTGGCTCTCATCCTCATTAATAGGCAAAGAGCAAATGCAGCTCACCTGATGGCAACAGCTAAAAAGCACaggatctaaaccaggggtctgcagcctgcgacatttctccagatgatcatggacttcACAAATCCCATCCCAGCccacctgccaattggccatgctggcaggggctggtgggatttgtaatccatgatcatctggagagaagaaaaaagaagaagaagaagagtttggatttatattccaaacCCTCAAGGGGCTATGTGGTACCTTGTTAGATCATGTTAAGAGTATGGCAGAGGAGATGATGCCAGGTGACAGCCATGAATCGGAAGCTTATTCTTtcaactctcagcctaaacttaGATACTGTTGCCAAGTTTCATATTTGTTTCCAGCCTCTGCTCCCTGATAGCCCCTGTTTTGAGCAAACACATTCACAATCCTGAAAAACACTAACAGTCTGCTCATCCAGCAGCCACCCTGTTGTGgtaggtagggggggctgagggagttcagagagaactgtcactattgggtcacccagcaggcttcatgtatgaggagtgggaaaacaaacccagttctgaggtaagagtccactgctcatgtggagggagtggggaatcgaatacAGAATTAGAGGGTGCACCTAtacttaactattacaccatgttGATGAGATTTCTGCAATGTGTTCTAGAAGACTATCCAGAAATTACAATTGGAATAGAATACTGTTTGGAGtgaattagaaggaggaggaggaggaggaagaagaagagtagtttggatttatatcctccctttctctcctgtaggagactcaaaggggcttacaatctccttgcccttcccctacCATgaaagcaaacaccctgtgaggtgggtggggctgagagagctccaaggaactgtgattagcccaaggtcacccagctagtgtgtgggagtgcacaaactagtcctggttccccagataagcctccacagctcaagcagtagcaggggaatcaaacctggtttgtcttcagattagaatgcacctactcttaacctcctacgccactgctgctgttggggGGCCAGTAAATACAGGGGCCCCTAAAAGTGAAACAAGTCCTTTCCTGCTGTTGACTTGCACTGATATCTAGTTGCTCATCATATTTGAAATTAGCACTTATTTATAGCCTGGTTTCAAAACAGCAATGTATTCACTAGGTTAAGAAAACATAATACTTTTAATCAAAAACATTTCTCAACTTTAATGCAACATTTCATAACTTAAATGCAAACACTTCACTGCTACTTGAGGAGaactgtaaacattttttaaaacattttgtaacctgTGTGCTCCCTAGCCGCACATGTACCTTACCCAGAGCATCCCTGACCTCTTTCCCCTCTTACCAGGTTGCTGTCCCAGCTCTGGGGTCATACCCCCTTCCCCCTAAGTGTCCAACTTCCTGTGTCCTGCTGGCATTCCATTTCTGTGAGGGAGTGGAGGCCCACTCTCCTCAAGTTCTGGTGCTCTGTGCCCACGGGTCTCACAAATGTTGTGGAGCACAGCATGAGGCCCCAACAGAATGTAGACACACTGTCCAGTTTTATTTGTAATGGGGAAAGGAGGCACCTCACCCCGTGCCTTCAATTCGACCAAAGGCAAGCTCTGTGTGCATCTAGCCAGTGACAACCTTCGATTAAACTGCCTGCATTGTGGACTGGCTTATGCGGCGTCACCAGCCACTTGCAGCATGGGAAAGGCCCCATCTCAAGGACCAAGGGGGGGACAGCTACCCCATCCACAACCAGAGATGGAGTTGCTGGAAAGAAGGCCCCACGATCAATGGCGTGGAGTGAAGTGGCACCCGTTGAAGATGTAGGCGTCATGGCTTTTTCCAGATTCTCCAGCCTCTGCAGCATAGAAGCGTCCTCTGTGGTCACTTGAATGGCCATGAAGACGATTGATGCGAACTTTTTTCTGTTAATGTATTCCCCATTCGAGTCAGCTGGATTCTGAATGGGGATGTGGCAGCCATCGACAGCGCCAACACACTGAGGGAATCCAATTTCAGCGAACCCCAGCATGATCTGTTAAGAGAGAAATTGCACACGTGTGTTAGAACAAAACAGGGTGATTGCTGATGTGGTAACTGCTGTCTGGCACACACACTATGAAACAGTACGcttgggaaacccccccccccccccccccccccccccggcccctgaacccccccccccatgggcgcccgctgtgatgctggaatccacccccaaacagagtcactttcagtggtgtttaactagggagcccagattcttcttgtaagtccaccttaaagagagaatctggggtccacagtagCGAAAAcaataaaagtgatgctgttttttggaATGGCTTAGATCAGAAAGTTCAAGCCACAAAGACTGGTTTTAgtagaagaggagcttggattgatatcccatttttttcaacTGTCGTGTTTGCTCTCATTCAGAACTATGCTTTGTCAAAATGATCCATGCTTTGGTACCATTCAGAGTAGACTGCAGCAGTCCATTCTATTTGGGGCTTTGGAAGTTATGGGCCCTCGAAAAGGaaacccctatcccccattccaatgggagctaataggagatgggggtcctttttgagggtccataactttgaatccccctggaccaaacttcatgaaacttggctggtatcatcagatgtGCCACCTAACAgtaccctgaaagtgtggtgccactaggctaaaaactgtgcccactgCATCTGGCTGTGACAAGAAGCAATacaatgaaaaggggggggggagtttatgtAACAGCTGCACCTACCTGCTCCATTGGGTCTGTCAGTTTGACCAACCTGGGAACCAGGACCTCCTCCACTACCATGCAGAACTCGTGGACCGCGTCAGCAACAGTAGTCAGCCCAACCCCGAACTGCTCCTGCACCTCCCGGAATGAGTTCTTGTTAGCCAGATACCAGAGAGACATGGCGACTCTTAGATCCACTGGCCACGCATGACGCATCTGTGTGTCCTGGTGGAACAGGTGTGGCTTCAGGATGTCAACAAGCCACATGAAGGTCCTGCGGGACATCCTAAAATTTCGCACCCACCGGCTGTCTTCCCACTGGGCCAACACACAGTTTTTCCACCAGTCCATGGACCTGTGCGGGTATACCCAGTAGCGTGGCCGCTGTGGAGTCGaaacaaggaccatccagtcagTATGAGTGTTGTAATTATTCTGGCGCACCAAATGTAGACatctggtggcagctgccacagcaGCCTCCAGGAGGCTGTTGAGATGGGATAGGAGTGCCAAAATGGTGACCAATATCTCCTCCTCCAACAAATCACCACGATCCATTATTCAGCTCAGCTGTGATCTGTCAGAAATGAAGCCTTGCAGAAATGGATTCTCACCAGTTTGACAGGCGAAAAACTGCCGCTCCTACGCCGCGCCTGCGCCGTCGCCCGTAGCAACGTAGCTCCTACTTGGCaaacgaaaaaaaaaaaaaccgcgtactcacgtttcccgccatagaacggcagccaataggaatgaggagtggaaaacgtgcggaggtggtcccgccctctgagctcggctcagcTCGTAAGCTGAGTCGAGCTCAACAACCAATCGGAAAGCAACGCAGGGAGGTggttccgccctctgagctcgactccggagacacgagtcggctgctgtgcggaggaacgggaggactcgagtcaaggtaagactccgccgacacgagtcacacctgagtcgactcgtgtgtccggaagggctctgaGATACTGTGCACTAATGTGGTGAATCATAAACTTATGAATTAAACATGGATAAGCAATACACTAATAAGGAATTTTTTGGGCTCAGCTGGCCACTCACTACTTGGCCCCTTCTAAGATCCAAAGtctttatgggcccccaaagccttttattattattttttaggcCTCAATGGGGCCTGCAAGGCCTCCAAATCCTCCAGAGGCCTGCCAGGTCCTCCCAGGCCTTCATGGGCCAGCTGGACCCTTACAGGCCTCTTTGGGTCTGCAAAGCCTTTACAGCTTCCAGGAGGCCTGCAAGGCTATCTTAGAGCATTGATAATGCTGAAATTCATTCACTGCCTCTTCAGTGTAGAATAGGCCCAAAACAGGAGAGGATAACAGATAACTAAAGGCCTTGATTCTGGCACAACCTCAGCCCTGATTATAAACCCACACTCACTTTGCCGTGACTGCCTAACAACTGTGAATGCTGAATATAATATAAACCCACAGTAACTAACTATAAATCACTGTGAATCCACAACATCTAACTATACTAAGACTGAAAACTAATACGCCAGTCAACCACAGTAAAACTGCCCAGCAACAGGGACCTAAAATGGCCCCTGTACTCTTGCCTGGCAACAAGGAGCTCAGAATGGCCACCGCCACCCCTCTACTGATTTTACAATGGGGGCCTTGCCTCTGCCTTGGGCGTCACATTCCGCCCCACCATTGGACCCCCTCCTGAAGCTCCCCTTGGTGCCATTAACAGGTTCCCCTGAGCCGGTTTTTAAAAGGCCCCAGTCAATGCCACGAGCCAACAAGCGGCGAACCCACCGTTAATGGAGCCTTCCCGCCCCCACCAGCCTCGATCCAAGCGATCGTTGCCTGGCTGTGTGGGGTGCCGGGAGACCCCGCTCTGCCGCCCAGGGCTTTTCCCCCACTCAAGGCCCACCCGCGCTGTTCCCAGGCATCACTCGGGCCTAACCAGCTGCAAGCTGGAGCAACCGCTCCGCTTGCAGGCAGCCTTGAGAGTAGGCTGGGCTGATCCGGGTGaaggcttaaatagcctgcccggctccttAGTCACGTGACTGTTCCCCTGTCACGTGACCATCCAAATAGCAGAGCTGGGAAGGCAAGGCAAccgctccctcctcccctgccgcaatggcgccccGGGTGAGTCCTGGGTGCACTTTTTATATGTCTATAGTTTCAGTAGTCTATGTTGCTAAACCATATTCAACTGTGACTAATGGCCCCATCCAGAGGGGAGGAGCTGAATCTGATCATGGAAGTGGAGTGaggctgtgccagtggatttgccctgcaGATGGTCAAACCAGCATTCGGCTTCTGAGGCCCAATCCAGGGCCGGACGTGGTGCCAGCACCCCTGCTGCCATCAAGGTGGAGGTGTGGTTGGAGGAACCCTCCTAGCCATTTGCCATGTTACGTTAGTGGCTGGGAATTCAAACTTAAGTCACACTTTTGGGTAGCCTAAGTCTATTAAGTTGAATGGGAGCTTCTTGGCAAGGGGAGGCTTTTACACTTTTGAAGCCTTCCCACGCTGCTTGGAAGCCTCTTGGAAGTGGTGAGGCACCACGGCCAGCCGCTTGGCCTCTTGGATGGAGCTGTAAATCTGACTTGAAAAAGAGTTGGCAAACTAACCTAAACTTATATAATGTATCCAATGGATTCCAGAAAGACAACCTGGCTGCAAATCTGATATTTCAAGGAAAGTGCAGTACTGTCCAGAAAAGGCCATATGCTTGTTCCCAAGCAGGCTTTACTTCTGCTGGACAGCCCTTTCATTTTGTGAGGAGTAAGTGTtacctcttcttccttctgcctTTCACTACTTTAACTGAAAGCCAAAGTGTTCATAAGCTGTCTAGAATTTAATGGAAAGAAGAGACTGGTGGCCCCAAAGCCCTGAGTCAACTATAGAAGCTACCACAAAACATATAAGCAAGAAAGAACTGTAACATTAATAGGACAgatattttctgtttatttaaaactttatttttacaACAGCAGTTTTAACTTGTCATcagcaaaatatttttgtaaCAATATGGTTTTTCAGCAGAAGTTCAGTGTATATTTACAACAGCATGTTTAATTATCTATTATCGTTACCTTGTTTTGTGTGGTACACCACCTCAGAAATCTTCCTGAAACTGTAGCACAGTTTGGCTTTTGATGAGATCACAAAAcatttttgtgtatgtttatttTCAGAGCAATGCTCCTATAAAAACACCAACCAAAAAAGTCAAGGGTTACTTTACTACAGGCCATGCAAATTCTCCTGCTCCAATTGTTGTTAGAAAAGCACATACCAGCAAAGTAAAGATTACTGCTTAGGTCCCTAAAGTGATGTTCAACTATGCTTTGAAACAAGAGCAAGACACAAATGAAAGTTTTACAGGTAATCTGATGTTTTGATTAAATTACATTTTGCTTATGGAACACTGccataaattaaattaatgacATGGGTTCACTTGTTTCATATGAAAAGTGTAGAACTGGTCATAGAGAGAACTTGACTGATTGCAGAATAGTTTCGGTTATTTTTGTTGCAGAGTGAAAATACTATAACTTGCAGTATAAAATATACAGTATATAATGTTAaatgaaaaatctgttttgtagTTGCAATGTTAAGTTGATTGAAAGTTTgatgaagcatttttaaaaaattaacacttTTCCCAAGGTGTTATGTGTATGCttaaaaacaatacagaattCTATGGGGAAAAAGATGAACTTTAAATAGACTTGTATACATTTCTTCCACTCCGAATTGTTCAGGCTCTCATTAGTTTTTGAGGTTGAAATCCTACCCTGACAGCTTAATTTAAAGCTAAGCCTTTCAGTTTACTAAATCCTGCACTTGCAGTATAGGGGTGTATATCTATAATATGTCATATCTATAATATGACTTTTTTTTACATATCCCATGTTTGTTCTGTAATTTCAGAATCTCATCTGTTCCACTTTTTTGTCTATTCTAGGACATACTGGAAAACAAACTAccagaattaaattaaaatacgTTTCCTGATGTTCTGCCCTCATATACCAATGTTCCGATTGTATTTGtgacatttttgttcttttctgtggGACCC
Protein-coding regions in this window:
- the LOC125438439 gene encoding uncharacterized protein LOC125438439 codes for the protein MDRGDLLEEEILVTILALLSHLNSLLEAAVAAATRCLHLVRQNNYNTHTDWMVLVSTPQRPRYWVYPHRSMDWWKNCVLAQWEDSRWVRNFRMSRRTFMWLVDILKPHLFHQDTQMRHAWPVDLRVAMSLWYLANKNSFREVQEQFGVGLTTVADAVHEFCMVVEEVLVPRLVKLTDPMEQIMLGFAEIGFPQCVGAVDGCHIPIQNPADSNGEYINRKKFASIVFMAIQVTTEDASMLQRLENLEKAMTPTSSTGATSLHAIDRGAFFPATPSLVVDGVAVPPLVLEMGPFPCCKWLVTPHKPVHNAGSLIEGCHWLDAHRACLWSN